The Lycium barbarum isolate Lr01 chromosome 11, ASM1917538v2, whole genome shotgun sequence genome contains the following window.
AAAGCAACAGAAGATTCTGTCCTCCAGGCCATAACCTTGACTTACTCGGACATGTaaggtttttatgtattttagCATTGGTCTTAGCAACTAACAAGAATCTTCAAAGGCTAGTCATGCTAAGAAGCTTGTAAAATCTACAGGCATGGGAACTCTACAAAGAAGGAAGATCAATAGAACTACTTGACAAACGCCTAGGTGATTCGTGTCCTACACCTCATGAAGTGGTACGATCAATCTGTGTTGGTCTATTATGTGTCCAACAACGTCCAGATGATCGTCCAAGTATGTCTTCAGTGGTTCTAATGTTAAACAATGAAGGTCCGCTGCCTCAGGTTAAACAACCAGCTTTTTACACAGAAGGAAATGCACTGGATGTTGAATAATTTTCTAGCACATACTACAACGGATGAGATCCCGTCAGAATATTAGATGAGGCAGAGAAATCTGGTTCGCTTGTTTGAAACAAATGCTTTTGTAGCATAATGTGGCTAAGCTTGCATTTTTAAATATTAGAGTTAACCCTTCTTCTCAAATGTATATTTGACATTTTATCCCATACATAacatctctttctttctttttttgttggggtaAACATTAAACTAATGAGCTCTTTATATTAGGGAATATGCTGAACTTTGAGCAAGATCTATATGTTAATGGCTACATTAGAGATAGGTAAAGCTATTGCTCGATTTATCATCGTATGCAGACCTGGAGTGGAAATTATACATTATTAGTATCTTAAAGATGTATTCTACTAAGCTATTAGCATTGTATCTGCTTTCTAGTAAAGGAATCTGAAATTTCACTACAATTTATTGCATCATACGAATATGCCAAATTCAGTCTTCTCACTCATTCTAAGATGAGTCAAAGCtccaacaaaaagaaaaattgtCCCTGAACTATGAAAATGGAACAATTTTGCCCTACTTCAATAGTTGAGATCACCTGTACCCTAGCCATTACCAAATAGGCTACATATTGCCCTAAAAGACTAACAGTCAGCTATTTGACATTAATTAGTCTCTTATTTACAGGGTTCAACACCTGGTGATGCCATGCGGCAGAAATAAAATTTATTACTAATCATCTGTATTTGGCAACAATGTGGGAAATCACCCTCTTAACTAATACCAGCATACTTCTCTAATCAGCATACTTCTCTAATAAATAGTAAATATGATTATTTAATATTTTGTTTAAGTAATCAAATTAATTTCATAATACGAACCTAAAAGTGAAGTCTCTTAGTGAAGTGCTGATTCTAGTATATCGGTAAATAAcaaaataattctaattaaggAACACTGAACCAATCAAtgtgtagggatctagtagctcagttggttgactgCCTGAACTTTCACCTTCCCCATTTCTCCTTCCCCTAaccaatccccccccccccaccccgccCACCCcaatgtaattaaaaaaaaaaacaatcaatgTTATTTGAATAAAATACACTGATTATGAATACAATGTAGGCCAATGAATCATAATCTGAGAGGTCCATATTTTTTATTTGATTCAGggtttatataaaatatttgtcATTTATAAACAATTCTAATTAGATGTAACATCCCAACTCCGAAGTTGGGACCAGACTCCCAGTTTTGGACAAAATTGCACTTAACAGTTATACCATTGGCTCTGAGTAGGTGAAAAAGAATAATCATTGAAAAGGAATACACTATGATGAAAAAGAAAGGAATgctctattattattattgtttgaaTAGATAACTACTTTTTGACTAGTCTTTCTTTCTTGATGGTACAAAATCCAAATGTGGAGTCTAAACAGTCCGGGTCAGTCTCAAGGAAAGGTGAAGAGGAAGGGAGTtacgcaattttttttttctgttggaTATGTGTTTGGATGACAGAAACATTTTCAAATAATATCTTCCTGTTTGATTGGAGAGCGAGGCATTTTTTCCCAAAAGAATATTTATTAAGCAAATCAGATAGTATTTTGAGTAACTTTTAAAGTATTAAAGATTGATAGTAACATATAATTGACTGCTTATTGCTTTTCGTTCTCACTTTCTCATTAGAAAACTTAGGTTATGAGTGATGAAAATATGAATTTGAAACACATATTCCATGTTAATGTATTTCATAATTTCTAAGTCAGCCTCTAGTCTATGTGATCCAGCCTGATCAGATATCGACCAGTGAGTACATCAACTTGAAGTTGCTCATAATGATTGAACTACATCAACTTCATGCTTGACTGTATATTGCATTCACATGGATACAGCTGAGAAAGAGCGCTATATGCCCAAAACATCCATGTGTGGCTGTTATTAAATTCACTTATTCATAGAAGCAAAAACACTCAAATCCAAAGAATACGATAAATATTACCCAAACCAGTAAAGCTTAGGTGAGTTCAAATAGGACTCAGGTTAAGTTTCATCACCATGCTGCGTTGATGCATGAACTGATCCTAGGACTTGGAAGACAGAGTTGCTAAGAACTTCGAATAAAGAAAAGACAACGCAACATCTATTGGATCCCGAAGCATGAAGACATTACTAAGGGAGAGTTCTCACTTATTCTTTTTCTTGCTCTTGTATTTGTATTCTGTCCACTACAGTATTGGCTCTACCGATACCATAACTAAACTCGTTTTCTGAAAGATGGCTATGCCAATATTACTTCACCTGGTGGAACCTTCGAAATGGGGTTCTTCAGTCCAGGTAACTCTAAAAACCTCTACATGGTGTGTGGTACAAGAAATATCTGTTCGGACTGCGTTGTGGGTTGCTAACAGAGAAGCTCCTCTGACAAGTGCAACAGGGGTCTTGAAAGTAATAAAGCCAGGACTTCTTGTCCTTCTCAATGGCACTAACAATGTTGTATGGTCAACTAATACCTCTACATCTGTGCTGAATCCCATTGCACAGTTGCTGGATTCTGGATCCTTCTGGATATCCACAGAACATCCTGAAGATGGGCACAGATGCGGTGTCCCGCTCTGGACCGTGGAATGGTCTCTCTTTTAGTGGGGCACGAAACTCAAGAGAAGCTACTTTTGGAGTATTTTCAAGTAAGAAAGAGGTGTATTTTGGATATAACGTCATAGCTTCAGTTATCACAAAGTTGGTATTAAGTTCGAATGGTATGATAAATCTTTGGACTTAGGGTGATGAAAAACAGGGTTGGGTCcttttcatcttattgccctatgATAATTGTGATGCTTACAAACTGTATGGCGCATAAGGTAGCTGCAACGGTCAAGATTCTCCAGTATGTAGATGCTGCCCAACAATACTGAAGCTTGGAAGAAGACAGACTGGTCAGATGGCTGTGTTCGGAGAGCTGAACTAAATTCTTCAAGGAGACATATTTTTGAAGTATTCATGTATAAAACTGCCAGATACACAGAATTCCTGGTCCAATGTGACTACGACACTAGAATAATGCAAGAACATCTGCTCTAAAAATTGCTCTTGTATGGCATACTCAAATCCTGACATACACAATGGAGGAAGTGGATGCTTGTTGTGATTCGAGGATCTTCTTGACATTAAGCAGGTACCCAGTGGAGGGCAAGTTATTTACATTAGAATGGCTGCTTCTGAAGCAGGTACGTCTTTTtgctatttaataatttttagtGAATTACCTGAAGCCTGAAGATAGTAAAAGAATTTACGGTTGCAGccattttgaagaaagaagaccTGAAGTGTTGTGCCTATGCTTGTAAACCATGTAGCACTATTAACTGCAAACTTCGGTCTGCTCTCAATGTAACAAGGAACTAACAAATTATAGCTACTCCTAATTCTTTACTATAAAGTAGTCTGAATTTTTAAGATGAATTTATAAGCATAGTGACTGGTTAGACCCCCAGTCACATTCTTGAAACTAATTGGTAGGCATTTAGTTTTCTACCGAACAAGGGACTGATATATAGCATCAATCACATTAAAAATATCACCAAAAAATAGAGGTAGGAGAATAAAGAATGTTGCATTAAAATCTTGCAGAACCTTTGTAACTCAGTCAATAACATAATGAACTCCCTACAAGAGATACTGAAATTTATTACTCCATTTATCTTTGTTTGAAGGGATACTTGCAGATGATAGTATGGAGCAATCGAATGGAAAGCATGGAAAAGCACTTATCTGGGTTCTGGCATCACCAGTTGGTGTAGTTGTGGTAATCCTTAGCCTGCTGATCTACAGTATAAGGAAAAGGGCTTTAGAGCTCAGAAAGGTAAGCTGGATTAGTCTCTTTCTGCCCTGACATCTGAGCAAAATGGAGGAATAGAAACCTAAAAAATAGTGAAAAGAACTTCTGCGGTATTCACAGCTTAAACAAATTCAATTCATTTGGATCTGGGGAAAATTCTTGGCTGCTTCATTGAAGGGGAAGAAAAAATGTTGATCTATGAGTACTTGCCAAATGGTAGTCTTGATTCATTTATATTTGGTACAACTTCTACATCCAATATTGTGCATATTAAACAATAATTGCATTTCTGTGAACTGATGCCTGTAGTTCCTTCACTAATCTTCTTCCAATTATGGAAGCCCCATAAGGCGGGAAAAGGATACTTGGTGACGCAACCTTGTTGTATGATTTTTCCAACAAGGCATATGACTGATTTTATTTTGGATTTTAATACTATTGTCTCATATATTCAATTAGTGCTCTATTAATGACCTGACAAATACTGGCAGATGACACACAAAGCAAGGTATTACACTGGACCAGGTGATTTCACATTATCAATGGTATAGCGCGGGGACTTATGTATCTGCATCAAGATTCTCAGTTGAGAATAATACACAGAGACCTGAACGCTAACAATTTTCTGCTAGACAAGGACATGAATCCAAAGATATCAGACTTCGGCTTGGCAAACATATGTGAAGAGGGTAACCTTGGAGCCATGACAAACCGAGTTGTTGGAACATAGTAAGAATCTCCTACTCGATAGTATTTTTGAACCTAGACGAATCTTGAGATAGTTAAGGTATGTTTCCCAGCATTAGCAACTCTATTTTTTGTGTACGTTTTTATGCAGCGGGTACCTCTCACCGAAATATGCATTGCACGGGCTATTCTCAGTAAAATCGGATGTATTTAGTTTTGCTATCATAGTACTGGAAATTGTGAGTGGGAAAAGCAACAGAAGATTCTCTCATCCAGATCATTACCTTAACCTACTCGGACATGTATGACTTTTCATTTGCTGTACTATACCTACTCGTTCATGTTATCTGCTAATACCAAAAATCTTGCAGAGCTAGTCATGCTAAAAAGCTTGTAAAATCTAGAAACTCTATAAAGAAGGTAGGTCGATAGAACTGCTTGATGAACGCCTACACGATTCTTGTTCAAGATCTGAGGTGGTACGATCAATCTGCATTGGTCTATCCAACAATGTCCTGAAGATCGTCCAAGTATGTCTTCTGTGGTTGTGATGTTAAACAATGAAGGTGTATTGCCACAGGCTAAACAGCCAGGTTTTTACATAGAAAGAAATGCAAAGGAAGACAAATTCTCTTCTAGCAGATACGCAAACGTTACAGTGAGTGAGATCCCAGTCACAATATTAGATGCCAGGTAGTGAACAATTAGTTCACTTGTTTGCAACTCTTTTCTTACTCAATTGTAGCAGTACCCAAATGCGGATCTAACACATAACTTATTGGATCGTGTAAACCCAATAGCTTTTGTCCATACCTTATATATCTATTAAGAAATCACTAAACTTCTATATATATTTAACTGTTAACTCATAAACTTGATCTGCCTCTGGAAGCACCTATGGCTAAGCTTGTGTGCTCCCTCCAAGCTGACATATATTAATTTTTCTAAACTATTCAAATGCTAAAAGCTGATATAATGTTTTCCCTATCAAACTAACATCTGACTTATCATTTTAATATTTCATTCTACTAATAGTAATGTCAGATATACATCAAAATTAACATTTATATCAATATATGGGAATGAGATAAGAATGTTCATTTTATTTGAGTTGTAATCAATGAGTTATGTATATATCACTCAGATGAGACTTAGTGAAAAACTAAACAGAAGAGATTCAAGTTAAgttagcccaacccaacaaggGTTATTCCAGCTACAAATGAAAGAGTAAAGCACATTATCTTCATTCTACTTCCAATTAGATGTGTTACGTGCAGTGACATTTGTCAATCCCGTTAAAatcaattgaaaaagaaaatcAGGAGTACTTGGTCCCAGATAGCAGCTCATGATGAACTGCCCAGCTAGGCACGATCGACAGACACAAATTTAACTCTTTTCTCCAAAAGCAGAACCAACAATGTGAATTTCCATGTGCACATGATTTTTACAAATTAATAAGAAAAGTCAAAGAAGTTACCAGTAGCCTTGGTCGGTCTTAGTAGATGAATACCGAATTTGTTGATGGTTCCTAGCAGTGAGGCCCTGATGCAAAGTTTATCTTAAAATTAAAAAGTTCAGATGAATAATACTGTTATTTTGAAGTATTTTTAGTTTATTCTTGATTGCACCTGGAATTATCGCCTGCTTGTCAAACTCTCTCGTTATTCAATTTTCCAATATGTTGATGCTCTTCAAAGGCTTGCAATCGCAGGCCGCATCATTTTTCATATCCCTCTTTGGTGATTTATATGGTAAGTTACATTATTCTTCTCAATATATGGCCATTTATTTTGAGGCAGAGATGTCTTGTTATTGTGCTGCAATGTAGTTGTTACATTAACTACAGTAGTTGTTCATTTACTCTGACATTTTATTTGAAATTCAAACTTGATGTTCAAATTGAAATGTATTTGTCATGTAACCATAGGTTGAACCGTTGAATCAGTGTTAGACGAGGAAAATTTCACAATGGAAGAGCTTCTCCAGCACAATCAATTAACTGAAATTGAACAGCTAATCTCAAAACTCAAATGAGAAAtcaggggagagagagagagagagagaggaattTAGAAGGCGGAGAGAGAAAGGGGAAGTCGAAGGAGTGAGACTATAGATGAGATCTTTTCTAAGACCCGTTTGGATCGGATTTGAAATCGAattgatttgaagttgaaatttggatttcttaaattgtactaattttttttataaatatgaaAATTTCATTAAATTGttaaaactatcaaaacttcctCAAATTATAGTTCATGACAAAATTAATAAACTACTATGAGACATTTCTAAAAGATACAACATATATTGTTGGAACTATagttcaattaaaaaaaattgaatatgagttgtagtgtaactattttttaatataatcttctcacaTGATATGAACAATATCTTCATGTCGAGCATGCATTTCCAATCAGATCAAGAAGACGAACCAACATTGTTACTTTGGATCAAGTTttacgttttaaaaatatattaagcaacttatgaattttttttataaaatataaacttatggtcaagttttacattataaataatttgaaatcatgatttggaatctcAAATCCTACTTTTtagaaaatttgaaatttgaaatcatgatatgaagttgaaattttgtgcaaattTCATGAACAAACGCTGATTTAAAATCAAACTATGAAATCATGATTCCAAATCATATGGTCCCCTACTAAGTAGGCATTTGGTCATGCGgtaccatggtttcaaaccatgagatgaaaccagcgtttggacataTATTTCATCTTATGGTTttaaaccatgatttcaaaccccaaatcatggttcaaaaattttaaatttaaaacttggcccataagtttatattttataaaaaaaaaagactcataagttggtaaatatttttaacaattactcccaccaaccatttaccaacctcgttaacttccaccaacctttatttatgtctaccatgtgggaggattatattaaaaagTAGTTAAATTACTGTTCATGTCAAAAATtttgtttttattgaactaaagtttgaccgattgatgttgtatttttagaaaggtcttatAGTAGCATATTAATTTTGTTACGAACTATGACTTCATTTGGTataattgtataagaattgaaaatGTTTTGATAGTGTTCACACCTTATGGGATTTTTATATCTATAAATGAAAATACAACTGGATAAATCCAAATTACatatccaaacatgatttcaaacccatggtttcaaaccatgtccaaaaaTTCCATTGTGTTTATATTAGATGTGTAATCTAACTCCTTGCGCGTCACTCAGTGTGACCCGATTGAATTGGGTCATGATATTTGAACAGCTTATTTGTAAACATTCTCCATgtgtttttttttacttataaaatTAAAATCTATAGTACTGTTGATAGTTTCAGTTGGATAATCAATTGTCATGTTGATAGTTTCAGTTGGATAATCAATTGTCATGCTGTTTGCAGGGGataaattaatatttttaatCAATTACCAATTTCACAGTAATTTCTACTCATATATGTACGATTAAGAAAACATGAGAGTACTGTTGCTAGCTGAATCCTTCTTTCTGAAAATGAACTCGAGGCCTAACGTAAAATGTGGGATGTTACAATACAATTACTACAGATTTTTCTTCTAACTACTGAAAGAAATGAAGGGGAGGATTTTATTACAATTCTGAGAAATGAAGAAAGATGGAGTCCACAATGGACATGCTTCTTATCGAGCATTCAACGACGTGATAGTAACTTCGTTTATAGAACTTGGTGTTTGTGTTCTGGAAGAAAACTTATCAACATCTTCAACTTTCCTTTCAGTGAAGAAGCCAGGATGTTTAGCTGGTGGCAAAATGCCTTCGTTGCTCAGCATCATAATCACAGTTGACATGCTTGGCCTGTCCTCTGGATTCTGTTGAACACATAACAATCCCACATGAATTGATCTTACTACTTCTGACATATAGTATGAGTCTACCAGATTTGGATCGACTAGTTCCAATGTCCTTCCTTCATTATGAAGCATCCATGCCTGCATATTATAACAAAGGATTTAAGTTATACCCACTAACAATGCAAAGATTTTTTACACATCAGTGTGGTTTAACTTGTGATCGTAGGTTAGATACCCATTTTTACAAAATTACCTTTTAATGCTTATAGTAGAGATTTACATGTTATTTACTGTCACTACATAAAACTTAGATGCATTGACAAATATTGTCCAAGTCTTTTTTCAGTTAGGAGTTACTGTACTTACATGTCCAAGGAGGTTGAGGTCGTGGTCTGGATGAACAAATCTTCTGTTCTTCTTTCCACTCACAATCTCGAGTACTAATACCCCAAAGCTAAATACATCTGATTTCACTGAGAATATCCCGTCTATTGCATATTCTGGGGACATGTAACCACTGCAACAAAGAAACCACATGATTATATACATAATGTGGGATATGCGTGTGTTAATATTGTAGATGACTACATGTATAATAAAAGATTTAAGTCTTACTATGTTCCAACAACACGGCGTGTATTGGCTCTTGTCTCATCTCCTCTGAAACTTCTAGCCATCCCAAAATCTGATATCTTTGGGTTCATTTCAATGTCAAGCAAGACATTGCTAGCTTTCAAATCTCTGTGGATGATTCTAAGTCTAGAATCTTGATGAAGGTACATCAGTCCACGAGCAATTCCATTAATAATCATGAAGCGCTTAGGCCAATCAAGTAGTGCGCTCCTTTCTTCATCTGCAAAATGTTTTCAACTTATTACTATAATTTTTCTCTCAACACAAAAGTAATCTTTGGGAAATCACACTAGAAGCTCCTTCGTGAAAGCAGCCTTTTAAGTATGAAAGAAATGGCCGCAAACTAGATGTGAAAGACTAACCAAATATATATAATTCCAGGCTTTTGTTTGGCAAGTATTCGTACACCAAaatcttctcttcttcttcaatgCAGCATCCTAGAAGCTTTACAAGATTTCGATGCTGAAGTTTTGCGATGCAGTTAACTTCATTCTTGAACTCATGAAGTCCTTGCTCTGATGTTTTTGAAAGCCGCTTCACTGCTACTTCTTGTCCACCTTCTATTACACCCTGTAAAGTAGTATTCCTGTTAGAAATTCGATGGAGTGAATGGTCATTTGAGTAAAGCAAAGAAATTAAATGGATTTCTTCAATGTACTCTCGAGTCTCGAACTCACGAGTCTTGAGTATTGTTTACATGGAGTTTGAGAAATGTTTCTACCTTGTAAACTTGTCCAAAGCCACCTTCTCCAATCTTGTTCGCAAATGAAAAGTTATCAGTAGCCTTGGTTATTGTAAATAAGTCGAAAAGTGGTAGCTCAAAATCTTCACGGTGACTTTGATTACTGTTATCATTCTTGTTGCTGTGACCGTCTAATCTCCCTGCAATGAACATACAAGTAGACCTTGTTCAATCGACGagcttgaaatgaaatactagtGATATACAGAACTAATGACCACTAGCTGCTTCCAGTTTTACAATAGATAGAATTGGTACTTTCACTTACCCGTTGTTTTGAGCACCGGATCCTCTCTTCTTTTTTGTGTATAAAGAATTAGGCCTACACCTAAACCTAGCAGAACTAACGCAACCAATAGTGGCAAAGCTATCGCAAGTATGAGAGTTTTCTTTCCCTTTGATCCAGCAGAACCTGCAACATTTCCCATACCTGCAACATTTCCCATCCAAAATTTTTAGGTAATTGTTTTGAATAATGTTAGAAGTTCTTTCCTGTTATATTTCTTGTATTTATTTTGAGGAAAACAGGGTGGTTCTTGAAGTCTTATTCTCCACAATGTGGTTTTGGGGATTAGTAGTATTAGAGACATTGACGTTGAGGCAGGGAGGTTTTATACTTTTATTTAGGCATGAGCAAAAGGTCTCTACAAGTATGATTTAGAACTTAAGCTGTTAAACTTCAGAAAATGGATGAAGTTTGATGCTTTATGCACAAGTTAGTTCAAGGCAATCAAGGAAAATAATTGCTATACACGAAAACTATCCATCAGTAAATTGCATATTACCAATGTCCGAAGCAGACATCCTAATGTAGATATCCTGTCCTGATTGAGATAGTTGTCTGATGTCAACCAGCTCCCCTTTCCATAACAAGCACCCGTTTCCCCCATTGCGTATATCCATATTAGCATAACCCGTACACGAACAATTCATCAAGCAAACTACCCTGCATTCATCAAGTGTCATTGTCTCGTTGAACCAAGAATTTCGTGTATCGGGCAATTTGACACCAGAATACTTAAGAAATCTATCGCCTATGCAATTCAGTGGGTGTTTCCGCACACAACCACCCGACCAGTCAGCTCTGTTCCAATCATCTGGATGTTTTGGCTCGAATTTATCTAAACATTGACAAAAAGGATCACTCAAGAGGTTGCAAGTGCCATATGCACCACACAATTTGTAGGTGTCACAGTCATCTACATTTGCAGAGTGGTAATTTACCCATCCATGAGCCTTCCCGATCCAAATGATACGCATAGCTTTCCCATAAGGCCTTATCACTAACGTCGAAATAACAGATTTGTTCACGAGTTCATAATCGTAATAAATTTCCCTACTGTTCATTACCATGCCAAAAGAGATGATAGAGTTGTTCACCATGTTGGGTCCACCACTCCACCTGAGACCATTCCATGGCCCTGCTCTAAAAGTCACATTAGGCCCTTTTCTCATAAGGTTTTGTGGATAACCAGTAGGATCACAATGATAAGTATAGTCCCCCGGAGCAGGATCATCATTGCTTCTCCATGAGCTAAGGTACCTTTCTAGTCCAGTCACCAAGTCCGTTCCAAGTTTCATACCTGCCAGTAAGAGTGACAAAATTAGCTTATGAAAATATAATCCGCCCAACCTGTTAAAGTATGAGCAG
Protein-coding sequences here:
- the LOC132620463 gene encoding G-type lectin S-receptor-like serine/threonine-protein kinase At4g27290 isoform X1, with amino-acid sequence MHTFPLILLLCSLVFLQKVYGQVDTITTTQFIKDGDTIVSSGGTFELGFFSPGDTSAKRYVGIWYKKTNAVNPVWVANRLAPLNNKSGVLKVIQPGIIVLLNDTNATVWSTNSSRSVHNPVAQLLDTGNFVVRDADDPNPENFLWQSFDYPSDTLLAGMKLGTDLVTGLERYLSSWRSNDDPAPGDYTYHCDPTGYPQNLMRKGPNVTFRAGPWNGLRWSGGPNMVNNSIISFGMVMNSREIYYDYELVNKSVISTLVIRPYGKAMRIIWIGKAHGWVNYHSANVDDCDTYKLCGAYGTCNLLSDPFCQCLDKFEPKHPDDWNRADWSGGCVRKHPLNCIGDRFLKYSGVKLPDTRNSWFNETMTLDECRVVCLMNCSCTGYANMDIRNGGNGCLLWKGELVDIRQLSQSGQDIYIRMSASDIGMGNVAGSAGSKGKKTLILAIALPLLVALVLLGLGVGLILYTQKRREDPVLKTTGRLDGHSNKNDNSNQSHREDFELPLFDLFTITKATDNFSFANKIGEGGFGQVYKGVIEGGQEVAVKRLSKTSEQGLHEFKNEVNCIAKLQHRNLVKLLGCCIEEEEKILVYEYLPNKSLELYIFDEERSALLDWPKRFMIINGIARGLMYLHQDSRLRIIHRDLKASNVLLDIEMNPKISDFGMARSFRGDETRANTRRVVGTYGYMSPEYAIDGIFSVKSDVFSFGVLVLEIVSGKKNRRFVHPDHDLNLLGHAWMLHNEGRTLELVDPNLVDSYYMSEVVRSIHVGLLCVQQNPEDRPSMSTVIMMLSNEGILPPAKHPGFFTERKVEDVDKFSSRTQTPSSINEVTITSLNAR
- the LOC132620463 gene encoding G-type lectin S-receptor-like serine/threonine-protein kinase At4g27290 isoform X2, producing MHTFPLILLLCSLVFLQKVYGQVDTITTTQFIKDGDTIVSSGGTFELGFFSPGDTSAKRYVGIWYKKTNAVNPVWVANRLAPLNNKSGVLKVIQPGIIVLLNDTNATVWSTNSSRSVHNPVAQLLDTGNFVVRDADDPNPENFLWQSFDYPSDTLLAGMKLGTDLVTGLERYLSSWRSNDDPAPGDYTYHCDPTGYPQNLMRKGPNVTFRAGPWNGLRWSGGPNMVNNSIISFGMVMNSREIYYDYELVNKSVISTLVIRPYGKAMRIIWIGKAHGWVNYHSANVDDCDTYKLCGAYGTCNLLSDPFCQCLDKFEPKHPDDWNRADWSGGCVRKHPLNCIGDRFLKYSGVKLPDTRNSWFNETMTLDECRVVCLMNCSCTGYANMDIRNGGNGCLLWKGELVDIRQLSQSGQDIYIRMSASDIGSAGSKGKKTLILAIALPLLVALVLLGLGVGLILYTQKRREDPVLKTTGRLDGHSNKNDNSNQSHREDFELPLFDLFTITKATDNFSFANKIGEGGFGQVYKGVIEGGQEVAVKRLSKTSEQGLHEFKNEVNCIAKLQHRNLVKLLGCCIEEEEKILVYEYLPNKSLELYIFDEERSALLDWPKRFMIINGIARGLMYLHQDSRLRIIHRDLKASNVLLDIEMNPKISDFGMARSFRGDETRANTRRVVGTYGYMSPEYAIDGIFSVKSDVFSFGVLVLEIVSGKKNRRFVHPDHDLNLLGHAWMLHNEGRTLELVDPNLVDSYYMSEVVRSIHVGLLCVQQNPEDRPSMSTVIMMLSNEGILPPAKHPGFFTERKVEDVDKFSSRTQTPSSINEVTITSLNAR
- the LOC132620463 gene encoding G-type lectin S-receptor-like serine/threonine-protein kinase At4g27290 isoform X3, producing MKLGTDLVTGLERYLSSWRSNDDPAPGDYTYHCDPTGYPQNLMRKGPNVTFRAGPWNGLRWSGGPNMVNNSIISFGMVMNSREIYYDYELVNKSVISTLVIRPYGKAMRIIWIGKAHGWVNYHSANVDDCDTYKLCGAYGTCNLLSDPFCQCLDKFEPKHPDDWNRADWSGGCVRKHPLNCIGDRFLKYSGVKLPDTRNSWFNETMTLDECRVVCLMNCSCTGYANMDIRNGGNGCLLWKGELVDIRQLSQSGQDIYIRMSASDIGMGNVAGSAGSKGKKTLILAIALPLLVALVLLGLGVGLILYTQKRREDPVLKTTGRLDGHSNKNDNSNQSHREDFELPLFDLFTITKATDNFSFANKIGEGGFGQVYKGVIEGGQEVAVKRLSKTSEQGLHEFKNEVNCIAKLQHRNLVKLLGCCIEEEEKILVYEYLPNKSLELYIFDEERSALLDWPKRFMIINGIARGLMYLHQDSRLRIIHRDLKASNVLLDIEMNPKISDFGMARSFRGDETRANTRRVVGTYGYMSPEYAIDGIFSVKSDVFSFGVLVLEIVSGKKNRRFVHPDHDLNLLGHAWMLHNEGRTLELVDPNLVDSYYMSEVVRSIHVGLLCVQQNPEDRPSMSTVIMMLSNEGILPPAKHPGFFTERKVEDVDKFSSRTQTPSSINEVTITSLNAR